Proteins encoded in a region of the Streptomyces sp. PCS3-D2 genome:
- the ssd gene encoding septum site-determining protein Ssd has translation MRNGREQEAGSGAAAAPAAGTAGGRPLIITEDPLLLDDLLRLCAAAGAEPHVLHTMPARGGAVVEAEGGSVPSGADPAVSATGFNTGGAGWESAPLVLVGDDAARRVRGAPRRTGVFLVGRDPDDPLVWQRAVEIGAEEVLRLPDAESRLVDRIADVVEGAGRPALAVGVIGGSGGAGASTLACALAVRAARAGERTMLIDGDPLGGGMDVLLGGEGAEGLRWPDFAASRGRVGAGALEESLPELHDLRVLSWDRGDRVVVPPAAVRAVLAAARRRGGVVVVDLPRRVDEAVAEVLAQLDLVLMVVPGELRSVAAAGRVAAGVRMVARDVRVVVRGRCPGGLDPESVAGLLGAPLAGEVPVEVGLPGRVAEGEPPGAQGRGALSRFCDGFWQRALGAGQGVPA, from the coding sequence GTGAGGAACGGAAGGGAGCAGGAGGCGGGCAGCGGCGCAGCAGCCGCGCCCGCGGCCGGGACCGCCGGGGGACGACCGCTGATCATCACCGAAGACCCCCTGCTGCTCGACGACTTGCTGCGGCTGTGCGCGGCGGCGGGGGCCGAACCGCACGTGCTCCACACGATGCCGGCGCGCGGCGGCGCGGTCGTGGAAGCGGAGGGCGGATCTGTCCCGAGCGGGGCCGATCCGGCCGTTTCCGCGACTGGCTTCAACACGGGCGGTGCTGGCTGGGAGTCGGCCCCTCTCGTGCTGGTCGGGGACGACGCCGCGAGGCGTGTGCGGGGTGCGCCGCGCAGGACCGGGGTCTTCCTCGTCGGACGGGACCCGGACGATCCCCTCGTGTGGCAAAGGGCGGTGGAGATCGGCGCCGAGGAGGTGCTGCGCCTCCCCGACGCCGAGAGCCGGCTCGTGGACCGGATCGCCGACGTCGTCGAAGGGGCCGGACGGCCCGCCCTCGCCGTCGGCGTGATCGGGGGCAGTGGCGGGGCGGGCGCCTCCACCCTCGCCTGCGCCCTCGCCGTCCGTGCCGCCCGTGCCGGTGAGCGGACCATGCTCATCGACGGAGACCCCTTGGGCGGCGGCATGGACGTCCTGCTCGGCGGCGAGGGTGCCGAGGGGCTGCGCTGGCCGGACTTCGCGGCCTCCCGGGGACGGGTCGGAGCCGGAGCGCTGGAGGAGTCCCTGCCCGAACTGCACGACCTGCGGGTGCTCAGCTGGGACCGGGGGGACCGTGTGGTCGTGCCTCCGGCCGCCGTCCGCGCGGTGTTGGCCGCGGCGCGCCGCCGGGGCGGCGTCGTCGTGGTCGACCTCCCGCGCCGGGTGGACGAGGCCGTGGCCGAGGTCCTCGCTCAGCTTGACCTGGTGCTGATGGTGGTGCCGGGTGAGCTGCGTTCGGTGGCGGCGGCGGGACGGGTGGCCGCCGGGGTGCGGATGGTGGCCCGGGACGTCCGCGTCGTCGTCCGGGGCCGCTGCCCCGGCGGTCTCGATCCGGAGTCCGTCGCAGGGCTGTTGGGGGCTCCGCTGGCCGGTGAGGTGCCCGTCGAGGTCGGGCTCCCGGGACGGGTGGCCGAGGGGGAGCCGCCGGGGGCGCAGGGGCGCGGTGCTCTCTCCCGCTTCTGCGACGGCTTCTGGCAGCGGGCCCTCGGCGCCGGTCAGGGGGTGCCGGCATGA
- a CDS encoding HAD-IB family hydrolase, whose translation MPHSSPRTAAFFDLDKTVIAKSSTLTFSKSFYQGGLINRRAVLRTAYIQFIFLAGGADHDQMERMREYLSALCKGWNVQQVREIVAETLHDLIDPIIYDEAASLIEAHHTAGRDVVIVSTSGAEVVEPIGEMLGADRVVATRMVVGEDGCFTGEIDYYAYGPTKAEAVRELAESEGYDLSRCYAYSDSATDIPMLEAVGHPHAVNPDRALRREATAREWPVLVFSRPVRLKQRLPGLSMPARPALIAAAAVGAAAATAGLVWYASRRRAHTLSAAASG comes from the coding sequence ATGCCGCACTCCTCGCCCCGCACCGCTGCCTTCTTCGATCTGGACAAGACGGTCATTGCGAAGTCGAGCACCCTGACGTTCAGCAAGTCCTTCTACCAAGGCGGCCTGATCAACCGGCGAGCCGTGTTGCGGACCGCATACATCCAGTTCATCTTCCTGGCCGGCGGCGCCGACCACGATCAGATGGAACGGATGCGGGAGTACCTGTCCGCCCTCTGCAAGGGATGGAACGTGCAGCAGGTGCGGGAGATCGTCGCGGAAACCCTGCACGACCTCATCGACCCCATCATCTACGACGAAGCCGCCTCCCTGATCGAGGCCCACCACACGGCCGGCCGCGACGTGGTGATCGTGTCGACCTCCGGAGCCGAGGTGGTCGAGCCGATCGGGGAGATGCTCGGCGCGGACCGGGTCGTCGCCACGCGCATGGTCGTGGGTGAGGACGGCTGCTTCACCGGTGAGATCGACTACTACGCCTACGGGCCCACCAAGGCGGAGGCCGTACGGGAGCTCGCCGAGTCCGAGGGCTACGACCTCTCCCGGTGCTACGCCTACAGCGACTCGGCGACCGACATCCCGATGCTGGAAGCGGTCGGGCACCCGCACGCGGTCAACCCCGATCGGGCGCTGCGCCGGGAAGCGACGGCACGCGAATGGCCGGTGCTGGTCTTCAGCCGGCCCGTCCGGCTGAAGCAGCGGCTCCCCGGGCTGTCGATGCCCGCCCGCCCGGCGCTGATCGCCGCAGCAGCGGTGGGCGCGGCAGCCGCCACGGCCGGGCTCGTCTGGTACGCGAGCCGCCGCCGGGCCCACACCCTGTCGGCGGCCGCCTCAGGCTGA
- a CDS encoding type II secretion system F family protein, whose translation MSAGAVLPLPLFAGVLCAGAAAWGITGGDRGSRRARAVLAGGWQPPGCGRPPRRELLLGALRVRAGRWREWACLAAGAVIAVLGGSVLPLLVGAGAVPLVRRWLRARACERARTARAAEVVALCGAAVGELRAGAQPGQALTAAMRRTAAGPGGPGAAEAGVLAAAAFGGDVSGALRQAAKEPGAEGLAGMAACWRVSADGGAGLAAGLDRLEGALRAERDRQESLRAQLAGARSTVLVLALLPLVGLLIGTGLGANPLRVLLHTPMGWVCLLAGGVLEALGLLWCRRIVRAGER comes from the coding sequence GTGAGCGCCGGGGCGGTGCTGCCGCTGCCGCTGTTCGCCGGAGTGCTGTGCGCGGGCGCGGCCGCTTGGGGGATCACCGGCGGCGACCGGGGGTCCCGGCGGGCCAGGGCGGTGCTCGCCGGAGGGTGGCAGCCGCCCGGGTGCGGACGCCCGCCGCGCCGCGAGCTGCTGCTGGGCGCCCTGCGGGTGCGGGCCGGGCGGTGGCGGGAGTGGGCCTGCCTCGCGGCCGGGGCGGTGATCGCGGTCCTGGGCGGGTCGGTGCTCCCGCTGCTGGTCGGGGCGGGAGCGGTACCACTGGTGCGGCGCTGGCTGCGGGCGCGGGCGTGCGAGCGGGCCCGCACCGCCCGGGCCGCCGAGGTGGTGGCCCTGTGCGGGGCGGCGGTGGGCGAGCTGCGGGCCGGAGCCCAGCCCGGGCAGGCGCTGACGGCGGCCATGCGGCGGACGGCCGCCGGCCCGGGCGGGCCGGGTGCGGCGGAGGCGGGTGTGCTGGCTGCCGCGGCGTTCGGCGGGGATGTGTCCGGGGCGCTGCGCCAGGCGGCCAAGGAGCCGGGAGCGGAGGGGCTGGCCGGGATGGCCGCCTGCTGGCGGGTGTCGGCGGACGGCGGTGCGGGGCTGGCCGCCGGGCTGGACCGGCTGGAGGGAGCCCTGCGGGCCGAGCGGGACCGGCAGGAGTCGCTGCGGGCCCAGTTGGCGGGCGCGCGGTCGACGGTGCTGGTGCTCGCGCTGCTCCCGCTGGTGGGTCTGTTGATCGGCACCGGGCTGGGTGCGAACCCGTTGCGGGTTCTGCTGCACACCCCCATGGGGTGGGTCTGCCTGCTGGCGGGCGGGGTGCTGGAGGCGCTGGGGCTCTTGTGGTGCCGGCGGATCGTCCGGGCGGGCGAACGGTGA
- a CDS encoding TadA family conjugal transfer-associated ATPase: protein MSAVLLDAVRRRLAESGAEPTPARVAAALRAQGRLLGDEEVLGAAAELRSELVGAGPLEPLLADPEVTDVLVAAPDRVWVDRGGGLELTGVTFDDAGSVRRLAQRLAAVAGRRLDDARPWVDARMPDGTRLHAVLPPVAVGSACLSLRVVRPRAFTLDELVAAGTLPPGGQRLLRDMVEARLSFLVSGGTGTGKTTLLSALLGLVGPGERIVLAEDSAELRPDHPHVVRLETRPANQEGAGLVTLADLVRQALRMRPDRLVVGEVRGAEVADLLAALNTGHEGGCGTVHANAAAHVPARLEALGTAAGLDRGALHSQLAAALTLVLHLVRDREGRRRVAEVHVLERDAAGLVVTVPALRWAARGFVREQGWDRLRPLLRGAR, encoded by the coding sequence ATGAGCGCGGTACTGCTGGACGCGGTGCGCCGGCGGCTCGCCGAGAGCGGGGCGGAGCCGACCCCGGCGCGGGTGGCGGCCGCCCTGCGCGCACAGGGCAGGCTGCTGGGCGACGAAGAAGTACTGGGTGCGGCAGCTGAGTTGCGCTCCGAACTGGTCGGTGCGGGCCCGCTGGAGCCGCTCCTGGCCGATCCGGAGGTGACCGACGTGCTGGTGGCCGCCCCGGACCGGGTGTGGGTGGACCGCGGGGGCGGGCTGGAGCTGACGGGGGTGACCTTCGACGACGCGGGATCCGTGCGCAGGCTCGCCCAGCGGCTGGCCGCTGTGGCCGGGCGGCGGCTCGACGACGCCCGGCCCTGGGTGGACGCCCGGATGCCCGACGGCACGCGGCTGCACGCCGTGCTGCCACCGGTCGCGGTCGGCTCGGCCTGCCTCTCTCTGCGGGTGGTGCGGCCGCGGGCTTTCACACTGGACGAGCTCGTCGCGGCGGGCACGCTGCCACCGGGCGGGCAGCGGCTGTTGCGGGACATGGTCGAGGCCCGGTTGTCGTTCCTTGTCTCCGGCGGGACCGGGACCGGCAAGACCACCTTGCTCAGTGCCCTGTTGGGGCTGGTCGGGCCGGGCGAGCGGATCGTGCTGGCCGAGGATTCGGCCGAGCTGCGCCCCGACCATCCGCACGTGGTGCGGCTGGAGACCCGGCCGGCCAATCAGGAGGGGGCGGGGCTGGTCACGCTGGCGGACCTGGTCAGGCAGGCGCTGCGGATGAGGCCCGACCGGCTGGTGGTCGGCGAGGTGCGCGGCGCCGAAGTGGCGGACCTGCTTGCGGCGCTGAACACCGGTCACGAGGGGGGATGCGGCACGGTGCACGCCAATGCGGCCGCTCACGTCCCGGCCCGGCTGGAGGCGCTGGGGACGGCCGCGGGGCTCGACCGGGGCGCACTGCACAGCCAGTTGGCCGCCGCGCTGACGCTGGTGTTGCACCTGGTGCGGGACCGGGAAGGGCGGCGCCGGGTGGCCGAGGTGCATGTGCTGGAGCGGGACGCCGCCGGACTGGTGGTGACCGTACCGGCGCTGAGGTGGGCAGCCCGGGGCTTCGTACGGGAGCAGGGCTGGGATCGGCTGCGCCCGCTGCTGCGAGGTGCCCGGTGA